From bacterium HR34, one genomic window encodes:
- the ubiE gene encoding Ubiquinone/menaquinone biosynthesis C-methyltransferase UbiE encodes MKTPESKEHKKTNDYDYRIVEYEKLYKIPEENLNYFIDIIGPQPDDEILDLMGGYGSISKRILKRNPNIKITLLDKSEKQLKLAEKEGIETTIKGDALSTPFKDNTFTKVIIKQGIHEIPKEKQVKLFQECFRILKPEGKLFIWNAVAPKELEEVFREFIKEKDKLAGYLELAEKRYFPTKDEIIKLLEESNFEILEEKDVERTLSLSQLKDDLISKERLEGKSDKEIEKIVNEKIDKLKEFAKVLVERTPSDKIKTLKEKLKYEETPEGDIRVNYYEVMIVAKKKSPAP; translated from the coding sequence ATGAAAACACCAGAATCAAAAGAACATAAAAAAACTAATGACTATGATTATAGAATTGTTGAATATGAAAAATTATATAAAATACCTGAAGAAAATTTAAATTATTTCATAGATATAATTGGTCCCCAACCAGATGATGAAATACTTGATTTAATGGGAGGCTATGGAAGTATATCTAAAAGAATACTTAAAAGAAACCCTAATATTAAAATCACTCTTTTGGATAAAAGCGAAAAGCAACTTAAACTAGCAGAGAAAGAAGGGATAGAAACAACTATAAAAGGAGATGCACTATCCACTCCTTTTAAAGACAACACCTTTACAAAAGTAATAATAAAACAGGGCATCCATGAAATACCAAAAGAAAAACAAGTAAAACTTTTCCAAGAATGTTTCAGAATATTAAAGCCAGAAGGAAAACTTTTTATATGGAATGCAGTTGCACCAAAAGAACTAGAAGAAGTATTTAGAGAATTTATCAAGGAAAAGGATAAATTAGCCGGTTATCTTGAATTAGCAGAAAAAAGATACTTCCCAACAAAAGATGAAATAATAAAATTACTAGAAGAAAGTAATTTCGAAATTTTGGAAGAAAAAGACGTTGAGAGAACATTATCATTATCGCAATTAAAGGACGATCTTATATCTAAAGAAAGGTTGGAAGGTAAAAGTGATAAGGAAATAGAGAAAATAGTAAATGAAAAGATAGATAAATTAAAAGAGTTTGCGAAAGTTCTTGTTGAAAGAACGCCGTCAGATAAAATAAAGACACTGAAAGAAAAATTAAAATATGAGGAAACTCCTGAAGGAGATATTAGAGTTAATTATTATGAAGTCATGATTGTAGCAAAGAAAAAATCACCTGCGCCTTAA
- the rpsA gene encoding 30S ribosomal protein S1 yields MQQKTQIKQDDIKIKVPKVGDIIDAVYLGNDGLYAFFDIYGFKTGVIFGKEFLDAKNVIENLKKGDTVKVRVIELENEEGFVELSMKEAGKELNWKTLKELKEKGEVIKVKIEKANKGGLITTISNIQAFLPVSQLSIDHYPRVGSDPQKILKELQKFVGKEMEVRILDIDPKEDKLILSEKEKESETLKKIVSNYKEGEIVEGEITAVVDFGAFIKFSKDNIKPIEGLIHISELDWKLIEDPSEIVKKGDRIKAKIVKIENDRVFLSLKQLKENPWEKIKSKYKKGDVVKGKVKRVANFGAFIELSPDIQGLCHISVFGSKEELLKHLNLEKEYEFVISEFNPDNYRIILIPKFLVDQQKETQKQ; encoded by the coding sequence ATGCAACAAAAAACACAAATAAAACAAGATGATATAAAAATTAAGGTGCCGAAAGTTGGTGATATTATAGATGCCGTATATCTTGGAAACGACGGTTTGTATGCTTTTTTTGATATTTATGGTTTTAAAACAGGAGTTATTTTTGGCAAAGAATTCTTAGATGCAAAAAATGTTATTGAAAATCTTAAAAAGGGTGACACCGTTAAAGTTAGAGTTATTGAACTTGAAAATGAAGAGGGTTTTGTAGAGTTATCTATGAAAGAAGCCGGCAAGGAACTTAACTGGAAAACTTTGAAAGAACTCAAAGAGAAAGGAGAAGTAATAAAAGTAAAAATAGAAAAAGCAAATAAAGGAGGGTTAATAACAACAATATCAAATATTCAGGCATTTTTACCTGTTTCCCAATTGTCAATTGATCACTATCCAAGAGTTGGAAGCGATCCTCAAAAAATATTAAAAGAACTCCAAAAATTTGTTGGAAAAGAAATGGAAGTAAGGATATTAGATATTGATCCAAAAGAGGATAAATTAATCCTCTCAGAAAAAGAAAAGGAATCAGAAACGCTAAAGAAAATCGTATCTAATTATAAAGAAGGTGAAATTGTTGAGGGAGAAATAACAGCAGTGGTAGATTTTGGCGCGTTTATAAAATTTAGCAAAGATAACATAAAACCAATTGAAGGATTAATCCACATATCAGAATTAGATTGGAAACTTATAGAAGATCCATCTGAAATTGTCAAAAAAGGAGATAGGATAAAGGCGAAAATAGTAAAAATAGAAAACGACAGAGTATTCCTTTCTTTGAAGCAACTCAAGGAAAACCCATGGGAAAAAATAAAAAGCAAATACAAAAAAGGCGATGTTGTTAAAGGAAAAGTTAAAAGGGTAGCGAATTTTGGAGCTTTTATTGAGTTATCACCAGACATACAGGGCTTGTGCCATATATCAGTGTTTGGTTCTAAAGAAGAATTGTTAAAACACTTAAACCTTGAAAAAGAATATGAATTTGTTATATCAGAATTTAATCCAGATAATTACAGAATAATACTTATTCCAAAATTTCTTGTTGACCAGCAAAAAGAAACCCAAAAACAATAA
- a CDS encoding Cyclic nucleotide-gated potassium channel, with protein MPSLILALIPIFTPLHTLRVLRVVRILRLLRILRILKFVSILCSKYYEYYLRFSTIKKIKILDIQIYIFNFFSFLLVSSTLMYIAESRSADTPFSSIPQAMWWAIVTITTVGYGDVIPVTTLGKIIAGFTMIGDLVLVALLIAVVGRIVEHTIFGSLLSEEEKILQKKDAKRRQFYNNRPNKRFK; from the coding sequence TTGCCAAGTTTAATTTTGGCGTTAATTCCTATTTTTACTCCTTTGCACACATTAAGAGTGTTGAGAGTTGTAAGGATATTGAGACTTTTGAGAATATTAAGAATTTTAAAATTTGTTTCAATACTTTGCAGTAAATATTACGAATATTATTTAAGGTTTTCTACTATTAAAAAAATTAAAATACTTGATATTCAAATTTATATATTTAACTTTTTCTCGTTTTTATTGGTATCTTCAACATTAATGTATATAGCAGAAAGTAGATCTGCTGATACTCCTTTTTCCAGCATACCTCAGGCTATGTGGTGGGCGATAGTTACAATTACAACTGTTGGATACGGTGATGTGATTCCTGTTACGACGCTTGGAAAAATTATAGCAGGTTTTACTATGATAGGAGACCTTGTGTTGGTAGCTTTATTGATAGCCGTTGTGGGTAGAATAGTTGAACATACTATTTTCGGATCTTTACTTTCAGAAGAAGAGAAAATTTTACAGAAGAAAGATGCTAAGAGAAGACAATTTTATAATAATAGACCAAATAAAAGATTTAAATAA
- the ino1 gene encoding Inositol-3-phosphate synthase, whose protein sequence is MSKKEIRVAIIGVGNCASSLVQGVYYYRNVKPKEEVPGIMHPVLGDYHIKDIKFVCAIDVDKRKVGKDISEAIFAPPNNTYKFTNVPELNAKVYKGHTMDGIGKYLKGVVLESKEKGVNVAQLFKKFEVDVVVNFLPVGSEKATQFYAREAIKAGCAFVNGIPVFIASNKKWQKEFERAGLPVIGDDIKSQVGATILHRFLTQLFIDRGVKIERTYQINFGGNTDFLNMLERERLHSKKISKTNAVRSLIPYRIDDENIHIGPSDYIPWLKDRKWCYIRIEGKTFGEVPLNIEAKLEVWDSPNSAGVMIDAIRCAKIALDRKLAGPVIEASAYFMKTPPKQIKDFEARQLLEEWIKG, encoded by the coding sequence ATGTCAAAAAAGGAAATAAGGGTTGCCATTATAGGTGTTGGCAACTGCGCTTCAAGTTTGGTGCAGGGAGTTTATTATTATAGAAATGTAAAACCTAAAGAAGAAGTTCCTGGTATAATGCACCCTGTTTTGGGAGATTATCATATAAAAGATATAAAGTTTGTGTGCGCCATAGATGTAGATAAGAGAAAGGTTGGCAAGGATATAAGCGAAGCGATTTTTGCACCTCCAAATAATACTTATAAATTTACTAATGTTCCGGAACTTAATGCCAAAGTCTACAAAGGCCATACCATGGATGGTATTGGAAAATACTTAAAAGGAGTTGTTTTAGAATCAAAAGAGAAAGGAGTAAATGTTGCGCAATTGTTTAAAAAGTTTGAGGTTGATGTTGTTGTGAATTTCTTACCTGTTGGCAGCGAAAAAGCAACACAATTTTACGCAAGAGAAGCAATAAAAGCAGGCTGCGCTTTTGTTAATGGGATACCTGTGTTTATAGCATCCAACAAAAAATGGCAAAAAGAATTTGAAAGAGCAGGTTTGCCTGTCATAGGAGATGATATTAAATCTCAAGTTGGAGCAACAATTTTGCACAGATTTTTAACCCAACTTTTCATAGACAGAGGCGTTAAAATAGAAAGAACTTACCAAATAAATTTTGGCGGAAACACAGATTTTCTTAATATGTTAGAAAGAGAAAGATTGCATTCAAAAAAGATATCAAAAACAAACGCTGTAAGATCTTTAATCCCTTATAGAATTGATGATGAAAACATCCACATAGGACCATCTGATTATATTCCATGGCTCAAAGACAGAAAATGGTGCTATATAAGAATAGAAGGTAAAACTTTCGGAGAGGTTCCTTTAAATATAGAGGCAAAACTTGAAGTGTGGGACAGCCCAAATTCAGCCGGCGTTATGATAGATGCAATAAGATGCGCTAAAATAGCCTTAGATAGAAAATTAGCAGGCCCTGTGATAGAGGCATCTGCTTACTTTATGAAAACTCCACCAAAACAAATTAAAGATTTTGAGGCTCGTCAACTTCTTGAAGAATGGATAAAAGGATAA
- the ftsH gene encoding ATP-dependent zinc metalloprotease FtsH, with product MNSNSSVPNLIKNIAIIIIVILLISGVLSSFEIQRNKVEEIPLNQLAQDINEGKVKEIEIKGNNIKIVYKDGKEAKSVKESEISLVEYLVLLDVSPDNLKAIKIIPKKEVDVLGIVGSFLFVFLPIIIFIIFFWGLFRQAKAGIGQAFSFSKARIKLFTGTKQKVKFSDVAGLKEAKEELQEIVEFLKNPEKFLKMGARIPKGVLLTGPAGVGKTLLAQAIAGEANVPFFHMSGSEFVEMFVGVGASRVRDLFDVAKKAAPSIIFIDELDAVGRQRGTGLGGGHDEREQTLNQILVEMDGFERETKVIVIAATNRPDVLDPALLRPGRFDRKIILDLPDIEDRKEILKIHSRNKPLAKDVNLDEIAQRTPGFSGADIENLMNEAAILAARRNKIQITQSELLEAIDKVLLGPERKSHLLSPEEKEIAAYHESGHAIVGASVPNAEPVRKISIVSRGRAAGYTLKLPAKEKSFMRRNEFIDEIATLLGGYVAERITFKDITTGASSDLEKATQIATKMVREYGMSQKLGPISLKIKEDSLFLGKALIEGGELSEKTLEIIDQEVSNIIYEAYKKAYSILMKKKKLLEKLAQTLIEKETIEKDEFEKIIGKSKK from the coding sequence ATGAACTCAAACTCCTCTGTTCCAAATTTAATAAAGAACATCGCAATAATTATTATTGTTATCTTATTGATTTCAGGTGTATTGTCTTCGTTTGAAATTCAGAGAAACAAAGTAGAAGAAATTCCTTTAAACCAACTTGCTCAAGATATAAACGAGGGTAAAGTAAAAGAAATAGAAATAAAAGGAAATAACATAAAAATTGTCTATAAAGACGGTAAAGAGGCGAAAAGCGTTAAAGAGTCTGAAATATCGCTAGTAGAATACCTTGTTTTGTTAGATGTGTCCCCCGACAACCTTAAAGCAATAAAAATAATTCCAAAAAAAGAAGTTGATGTTTTAGGAATTGTTGGCTCATTCCTGTTCGTATTTTTACCAATCATTATTTTTATAATTTTCTTTTGGGGATTATTCAGGCAGGCAAAAGCAGGAATAGGACAGGCGTTTTCTTTTTCTAAAGCAAGAATAAAACTATTTACAGGTACAAAGCAAAAAGTTAAATTTTCTGATGTAGCAGGATTAAAAGAAGCGAAAGAAGAACTTCAAGAAATAGTAGAGTTTTTGAAAAATCCTGAAAAGTTCTTAAAAATGGGCGCTAGAATTCCAAAGGGAGTTTTGTTAACAGGACCTGCTGGTGTTGGGAAAACTTTGTTAGCGCAAGCAATAGCAGGAGAAGCAAATGTGCCATTCTTCCATATGTCAGGATCTGAATTCGTTGAAATGTTTGTTGGCGTGGGAGCAAGCAGGGTCAGAGATTTGTTTGATGTTGCAAAAAAAGCAGCGCCATCAATAATTTTTATAGACGAACTTGACGCTGTTGGAAGGCAAAGAGGAACAGGTTTGGGAGGAGGCCACGATGAAAGAGAACAAACACTAAACCAAATTTTAGTTGAAATGGATGGTTTTGAGAGAGAGACAAAAGTAATTGTAATAGCAGCAACAAACAGACCAGATGTCTTAGACCCTGCCCTATTAAGACCCGGAAGATTCGACAGAAAAATAATCTTAGATTTACCAGACATTGAAGATAGAAAAGAAATACTAAAAATCCATTCAAGAAACAAACCTCTTGCAAAAGATGTTAACTTAGATGAAATAGCGCAAAGAACTCCAGGATTTTCAGGAGCAGATATTGAAAATTTAATGAATGAGGCTGCTATATTGGCAGCAAGAAGAAATAAAATACAAATAACCCAATCAGAATTATTAGAAGCAATAGATAAAGTTTTGTTAGGGCCCGAAAGAAAAAGTCATCTTTTATCGCCAGAAGAAAAAGAAATTGCAGCCTATCATGAATCTGGCCATGCAATTGTTGGCGCTTCTGTACCAAACGCAGAACCTGTAAGAAAAATATCTATTGTATCAAGAGGAAGAGCAGCAGGATATACTCTTAAACTACCAGCAAAAGAAAAAAGCTTTATGAGAAGAAATGAGTTTATAGATGAAATAGCAACTCTTTTGGGCGGGTATGTTGCTGAAAGAATTACCTTTAAAGATATAACAACAGGCGCTTCATCTGATTTAGAAAAAGCAACACAGATAGCAACAAAAATGGTAAGAGAATATGGTATGTCGCAAAAACTTGGACCAATATCACTAAAGATCAAAGAAGATTCTTTGTTTTTGGGAAAAGCCTTAATAGAAGGGGGTGAGCTATCAGAAAAAACATTGGAAATTATTGATCAAGAAGTGTCGAATATAATTTATGAAGCTTATAAAAAAGCCTATTCCATACTTATGAAAAAGAAAAAACTTTTAGAAAAATTGGCACAAACATTAATCGAAAAAGAAACAATTGAAAAAGATGAGTTTGAAAAAATTATAGGAAAGAGTAAAAAATAA
- the rplT gene encoding 50S ribosomal protein L20 encodes MVRVKRGKRAHKRRKKIIEQTKGYKWGRKSRYTLAKQALMKALSYSYRDRKTRKRVKRREWQIIINSACRLNNISYSKFIYGLKKANIDIDRKILAQLAQEHPKVFEKLIEISKEKVSS; translated from the coding sequence ATGGTACGTGTAAAAAGAGGTAAAAGAGCGCATAAAAGAAGAAAAAAAATAATTGAACAAACAAAAGGATACAAATGGGGAAGGAAATCAAGATACACGCTAGCAAAACAAGCTTTAATGAAAGCTCTAAGTTATTCTTATAGGGATAGAAAAACAAGAAAAAGAGTAAAAAGAAGGGAGTGGCAAATTATAATTAACTCTGCCTGTAGGTTAAATAACATAAGTTACAGTAAGTTTATATACGGACTCAAAAAAGCAAATATTGATATAGACAGGAAAATTCTCGCTCAATTAGCCCAAGAACATCCAAAAGTGTTTGAAAAACTTATAGAAATATCAAAAGAAAAAGTATCTTCTTAG
- the polX gene encoding DNA polymerase/3'-5' exonuclease PolX → MINDEIAKIFFDIANYLKAQDIPFKPQAYEKAALILQNMEQDIKEVYEKGGIKALKALPGIGESMAQKIQEYIETGKIQYYEELKKQLPVNLTEISAIEGVGPKRAKVLYERLGIKTLDDLEKAAKEHKICKLFGFGEKTEKNILEGIEFVKKSKGRFLLSFMLPKAFEIKNYLSKIKGVSRVDFAGSLRRRKETIGDMDFLVVCTNPKEVIDYFVSMPGVIKVWGKGEAKSSVRMKEGYDIDLRVVSEDSYGSMMQYFTGSKDHNIVLRKIAIEKGMKLNEYGLFKGNKKLAGKDEREIYNVLGLDYIEPELRENRGEIECALKGCLPKIIGYHDIKGDLHTQTEWNGGENSVEEMALAAFSLGYEYIGISDHTQFLKIEHGLSEKDLLLQRREIDKINNKFKDKGIKIKILQGAETNIMPDGSLDISNDVLSKLDYAIGGVHSSMKMSKQDMTKRIIKAMENPYINIIAHPTGRILQRRDEYEVDIDLILKKAKETNTILEINAYPERLDLNDINIKKAKEMGVKMIINTDAHHIDHLRYMEYGIAQARRGWAEKKDIVNTWKLEDLLKEFQKKRKLFGVK, encoded by the coding sequence ATGATTAATGATGAAATAGCAAAAATATTTTTTGATATAGCAAACTACTTAAAAGCCCAAGACATCCCTTTTAAACCACAAGCGTATGAGAAAGCAGCTTTGATTTTGCAAAATATGGAGCAGGATATTAAAGAAGTTTATGAAAAAGGTGGCATAAAAGCATTAAAAGCTCTTCCCGGAATAGGTGAGAGCATGGCTCAAAAAATTCAAGAATACATAGAAACAGGTAAGATACAATACTACGAAGAACTAAAAAAACAACTTCCTGTTAACTTAACTGAAATTTCTGCAATTGAAGGAGTAGGGCCAAAAAGGGCAAAGGTTTTATACGAAAGATTAGGAATAAAAACATTAGATGATTTAGAAAAAGCAGCTAAAGAACACAAGATATGCAAATTATTTGGTTTTGGCGAAAAGACAGAAAAAAATATATTGGAGGGTATAGAGTTTGTTAAAAAAAGTAAAGGTAGGTTTTTGCTTAGTTTTATGTTGCCAAAGGCTTTTGAAATAAAAAATTATTTAAGCAAGATTAAAGGAGTTTCAAGAGTTGATTTCGCCGGATCTTTAAGGAGGAGAAAAGAGACAATAGGTGATATGGATTTTTTGGTTGTTTGCACTAACCCAAAAGAAGTTATTGATTATTTTGTTAGTATGCCAGGAGTAATAAAAGTATGGGGTAAAGGTGAGGCAAAATCATCTGTAAGAATGAAAGAAGGTTATGATATTGATTTGAGAGTAGTAAGTGAAGATTCTTATGGCTCTATGATGCAATATTTCACGGGTTCTAAAGACCATAATATAGTTCTAAGAAAGATAGCAATTGAAAAGGGAATGAAATTAAATGAGTATGGGCTTTTTAAGGGTAATAAAAAACTAGCAGGAAAAGATGAGAGAGAAATATATAATGTTTTAGGTCTTGATTATATAGAGCCAGAATTAAGAGAAAACAGGGGAGAGATAGAATGCGCTTTAAAAGGATGTTTGCCAAAAATAATAGGGTATCATGATATAAAAGGTGATTTACATACGCAAACTGAGTGGAATGGTGGCGAGAATTCAGTAGAAGAGATGGCGCTTGCTGCTTTTTCTTTGGGTTATGAATATATAGGTATTTCTGATCACACTCAATTTTTAAAAATTGAGCACGGTCTTTCAGAAAAAGATCTTTTATTGCAAAGAAGAGAAATAGATAAAATAAACAATAAATTTAAAGATAAAGGCATAAAAATTAAAATATTACAGGGGGCAGAAACCAACATTATGCCAGACGGTTCATTAGATATTTCTAACGATGTCTTATCTAAATTAGACTATGCTATTGGAGGAGTACATTCTTCAATGAAGATGTCAAAACAAGATATGACAAAAAGAATAATAAAGGCGATGGAAAACCCATACATTAATATAATTGCCCATCCAACTGGCAGGATTTTACAAAGAAGAGACGAATATGAGGTTGATATTGATTTAATACTAAAAAAAGCAAAAGAGACAAACACAATTCTTGAAATTAATGCTTATCCAGAAAGATTAGATTTAAACGATATCAATATCAAAAAAGCAAAAGAAATGGGTGTTAAAATGATAATTAACACCGACGCTCACCATATAGATCACTTGCGTTATATGGAATATGGTATAGCACAGGCAAGAAGAGGCTGGGCAGAGAAAAAAGACATTGTAAACACTTGGAAACTAGAAGATCTTTTAAAAGAGTTTCAAAAGAAAAGAAAACTCTTCGGCGTGAAGTAG
- the infC gene encoding Translation initiation factor IF-3, whose translation MKDKILYNNQIKAKNVIVIDENGQQLGIFSLQEAINIAKEKGLDLVQVTDKVNPPVCKITDYGKYLYIQKKKKKASKKSGGELKNVRVGFNTSQHDIEIKVNQIKKFFEKNHKVKIEMILKGREMTLKNEAIEKIKKILSLLEEKVEYKVERDIKLEPRGFTVIISKK comes from the coding sequence ATGAAAGATAAAATTTTGTATAATAATCAGATTAAAGCAAAAAATGTAATAGTAATTGACGAGAACGGCCAACAACTTGGCATTTTTAGTTTACAAGAGGCAATAAACATAGCAAAAGAAAAAGGATTGGATTTGGTTCAGGTTACTGATAAAGTTAATCCGCCTGTTTGTAAAATAACTGATTATGGAAAATATTTATATATTCAGAAAAAGAAAAAGAAAGCATCTAAAAAATCTGGTGGGGAGTTAAAAAATGTAAGAGTGGGTTTTAACACAAGTCAACACGATATAGAAATAAAAGTAAATCAAATAAAAAAGTTTTTTGAAAAAAATCATAAGGTGAAAATTGAAATGATATTGAAAGGAAGGGAGATGACATTAAAAAATGAAGCAATTGAAAAAATAAAAAAAATACTATCACTCTTGGAGGAAAAGGTGGAATATAAAGTGGAAAGAGATATTAAGTTAGAACCAAGAGGTTTTACGGTTATAATTTCAAAAAAATAA
- the smpB gene encoding SsrA-binding protein, which produces MGIRVIQENKRAYHDYDILEKVEAGIILNGQEVKSVKAGRMSIKGSFVILKNNEFYLVGANIPPWQPKNITGEYNPERDRKLLLKKNEIKYLIGKFREKGLTFIPLKVYSKNGLIKLEFAIAKYKKKYSKKEKLKERSIKKEIERKLKSSSIWG; this is translated from the coding sequence ATGGGCATTAGAGTTATTCAAGAAAATAAAAGAGCTTACCATGATTATGATATCCTTGAAAAGGTTGAAGCAGGCATTATCTTGAACGGACAAGAAGTAAAATCAGTAAAAGCAGGCAGAATGAGTATAAAAGGATCTTTTGTTATTTTAAAAAATAATGAATTTTACCTTGTTGGAGCAAACATACCACCATGGCAGCCTAAAAATATAACAGGAGAGTATAATCCGGAAAGAGATAGAAAATTGTTACTTAAAAAAAACGAAATAAAATATTTAATAGGAAAATTTAGAGAAAAAGGGTTGACTTTTATACCACTTAAAGTATACTCTAAAAATGGATTAATAAAATTAGAGTTTGCAATAGCCAAGTACAAGAAAAAATATAGCAAAAAAGAAAAATTAAAAGAAAGATCAATAAAAAAGGAAATTGAAAGAAAATTAAAAAGCAGTAGTATTTGGGGATGA
- a CDS encoding putative RNA pseudouridine synthase: protein MEIKILLANENILAVEKPCGILLYSETENQLSLMSELIKALPELKNVGEPPRYGLIHRLDKETSGIVLVAKNNEILKMMQEKFKKGEIKKEYIALVFGNIKQKSGVIKCFMARSKADRRKQRCYEIPMKGSVRYRFSETYYEVLKRFKYGENVLTMIKAVPKTGRKHQIRCHMAFIGHAIVGDKLYGFKNMRKINKEVRRSMLHAHKISFEFQDKKIEIISPLPTDFMEFTKNLEDFDD, encoded by the coding sequence ATGGAAATCAAAATTTTATTAGCCAACGAAAATATCCTAGCGGTTGAAAAACCGTGTGGTATACTACTTTATAGTGAAACAGAAAACCAACTGTCTTTAATGTCAGAGTTAATAAAAGCATTACCAGAATTAAAAAATGTTGGTGAACCTCCACGATATGGATTAATACATAGATTAGACAAAGAAACTTCGGGGATTGTGCTTGTTGCCAAAAATAACGAGATCCTTAAAATGATGCAGGAAAAATTCAAAAAAGGTGAAATTAAAAAAGAGTATATTGCTTTAGTATTTGGAAATATAAAACAGAAAAGCGGCGTTATAAAATGTTTTATGGCAAGAAGCAAGGCCGACAGAAGAAAACAAAGATGTTATGAAATACCAATGAAAGGAAGTGTAAGGTACAGATTCTCTGAAACTTACTATGAAGTATTAAAAAGATTTAAATATGGAGAGAATGTTTTAACTATGATAAAAGCAGTTCCGAAAACAGGCAGAAAGCATCAAATAAGGTGCCATATGGCTTTTATTGGACATGCTATTGTTGGCGACAAACTTTATGGTTTTAAAAATATGAGAAAAATAAACAAAGAAGTGAGAAGATCAATGCTTCATGCCCACAAAATATCATTTGAATTTCAAGATAAAAAAATAGAAATTATATCTCCCCTGCCAACTGATTTTATGGAATTTACTAAAAATTTAGAAGACTTTGACGATTGA
- the rplS gene encoding 50S ribosomal protein L19, giving the protein MTHLLVQKINKKQEKTNIPPIRTGNKVKVYQKIKEGDKEKVQMFEGIVIAKKHGKGLQATITVRKVIGGIGVERIFPIHSPTIEKIEIVSPNIAKRSKIYYIREISPKRVKEKLRRKKNIILEEAAVQEITEELKEEQPTKEKSTENQQKESQQIQQQTTTNQNGQQEQNQKGDSKTENNSTQENK; this is encoded by the coding sequence ATGACACATTTATTAGTACAAAAAATAAATAAAAAACAAGAAAAAACAAATATTCCTCCCATTAGAACAGGAAATAAGGTTAAAGTTTATCAGAAAATAAAAGAAGGAGATAAAGAAAAAGTGCAGATGTTTGAAGGTATTGTTATAGCAAAAAAACATGGAAAGGGGTTGCAGGCGACAATAACAGTAAGAAAAGTTATAGGAGGTATAGGTGTCGAGAGAATATTCCCGATACACTCACCTACTATTGAAAAAATAGAAATTGTATCTCCTAACATAGCAAAAAGATCTAAAATTTATTATATAAGGGAAATTAGTCCTAAAAGAGTAAAGGAGAAATTGAGAAGAAAGAAGAATATTATTTTAGAAGAAGCTGCAGTTCAAGAAATCACTGAAGAACTTAAAGAAGAACAACCCACCAAAGAGAAATCAACAGAAAATCAGCAAAAAGAGAGCCAACAAATACAGCAACAAACAACAACAAATCAAAACGGTCAACAAGAACAAAACCAAAAAGGAGATAGTAAAACAGAAAATAATAGCACTCAAGAAAATAAATAA
- the rpmI gene encoding 50S ribosomal protein L35 — MSVRETLLKRFKITKTGKVLRVAGGQNHFRAKKSRKVLRQKKKLVPLSKPEAKLVKKLLQNRP; from the coding sequence ATGTCTGTAAGAGAAACATTGTTAAAAAGATTTAAAATAACAAAAACAGGAAAAGTGTTAAGAGTTGCTGGTGGTCAAAACCACTTTAGAGCCAAAAAATCAAGAAAGGTTTTAAGACAGAAAAAGAAATTAGTTCCGCTTTCGAAACCAGAAGCAAAGTTAGTAAAAAAACTATTACAAAATAGACCTTAA
- the rppH gene encoding RNA pyrophosphohydrolase → MLREKSAGAIVFYIENKKPVYLFLKHRSGHLDIPKGNIEKGETPLHAAKREIFEETGLSDINFIEGFEEKINYYYKSEGELIYKEVVIFLAQTRIKEVKISPEHLGFEWLDYETAYNNIKFENSKKVFLRAHQFIVEKFVI, encoded by the coding sequence ATGTTAAGAGAAAAATCAGCAGGCGCTATAGTTTTTTATATCGAAAATAAGAAACCTGTTTACCTTTTTTTAAAACATAGATCAGGCCATTTAGATATTCCAAAGGGGAATATAGAAAAAGGAGAAACGCCTTTGCATGCTGCCAAAAGGGAAATTTTTGAAGAAACTGGTTTGAGTGATATTAATTTTATTGAAGGATTTGAAGAAAAAATAAATTATTATTATAAAAGCGAAGGAGAGTTAATTTATAAAGAGGTTGTAATTTTTCTAGCGCAAACAAGAATAAAAGAGGTTAAAATTTCTCCAGAGCATTTAGGATTCGAGTGGTTAGATTATGAAACAGCCTATAATAATATAAAGTTTGAAAACTCTAAAAAAGTTTTTTTAAGGGCGCATCAGTTTATAGTAGAGAAGTTTGTAATATAA